Proteins co-encoded in one Flavobacteriaceae bacterium MAR_2009_75 genomic window:
- a CDS encoding DNA-binding response OmpR family regulator — MKILIVEDELQMLENMQQTLQKEQYLVETAMNYKSAIDKIGVYDYDCILLDISLPDGSGFDFLKQLKEIGKTDGVIIVSAKDSLDDRVKGLDLGADDYLSKPFHMAELHARVKAVLRRRNFDGVKDIELGNVKLSFENRTVYVSQKEIALNRKEYDVLMYLVTNKSRLVTKSALAEHVWGDHIDQVDSFDFIYSQIKNLRKKLHEAEASIEIEAVYGVGYKLVEV, encoded by the coding sequence ATGAAAATTCTAATTGTCGAAGATGAACTTCAAATGCTTGAAAACATGCAGCAAACGTTGCAAAAAGAGCAGTATTTGGTCGAGACCGCCATGAATTATAAATCTGCAATTGATAAAATTGGGGTTTATGACTATGATTGTATATTACTCGATATATCATTGCCCGATGGAAGCGGATTTGATTTCTTAAAACAGTTGAAAGAAATAGGTAAGACCGATGGGGTGATCATTGTCTCGGCCAAAGATTCTCTAGACGATCGTGTTAAGGGGCTTGACCTTGGTGCCGATGATTATCTTTCAAAGCCCTTTCATATGGCCGAATTACATGCAAGGGTAAAGGCGGTGCTACGCCGAAGAAATTTCGATGGGGTAAAAGATATTGAATTAGGTAATGTAAAACTCTCATTTGAAAATCGCACAGTCTATGTTTCTCAAAAAGAAATTGCCTTGAACCGTAAAGAATACGATGTTTTGATGTACTTGGTAACGAATAAATCACGGTTGGTAACAAAATCTGCCTTGGCAGAACATGTTTGGGGTGATCATATAGATCAGGTAGATAGTTTTGACTTTATTTATTCCCAAATAAAGAATCTACGTAAAAAACTACATGAAGCGGAGGCCTCTATCGAAATTGAAGCGGTTTATGGGGTTGGTTATAAGTTAGTTGAGGTATGA
- a CDS encoding signal transduction histidine kinase, with translation MKLLNYTTKYFALLLIVLISVWAVIFYFAMLDEIYDSLDDGLDNQKTLVIQKAKRDSTILQKSEFEDGNYTIVKINAKNIGDFTDSYRDTLMYMQNEDEFEPIRVLETVFRIEDSYYKMKLITSMVEEDDQIENLVIYIIGLYLILVASIVFLNNLVLKKVWKPFYDIIEKLKSFRIEKDEVIKAEPTFIDEFKLLNDSVEKLTQKSHAAYLDQKQFIENAAHELQTPLAISANKLELLLETGELSDAQSKEVTDVLNNLGHLTRLNRSLLLLSKIENQQYEDEQVDFVSLIEEVNNNFEDFIAHRAMEVQLMKKGNPKITMNRGLAVVLFTNLLKNAIVHGEAQDTIIIEVLEDEVQVKNSGEHPLDQSKLFKRFKNATVRQKSTGLGLSIAKAIADKYQMRLSYSFTNAHIFSLKTL, from the coding sequence ATGAAGCTTCTCAATTACACCACTAAATACTTCGCTCTTTTACTCATCGTGCTTATCTCGGTCTGGGCGGTCATATTTTACTTTGCGATGCTCGATGAAATTTATGACAGCCTAGATGACGGCCTCGACAATCAAAAAACTTTAGTTATACAAAAGGCAAAACGAGATTCTACCATTTTACAGAAGTCTGAGTTTGAAGATGGCAACTACACTATTGTAAAAATCAATGCCAAAAATATAGGCGACTTTACAGATAGTTATCGCGATACTCTGATGTATATGCAAAACGAAGATGAGTTCGAACCTATTCGTGTTTTAGAAACCGTTTTTAGAATAGAAGACTCCTATTATAAGATGAAATTGATTACCTCAATGGTTGAAGAAGATGATCAAATAGAGAACTTGGTAATCTACATTATTGGTTTGTATTTGATTTTGGTCGCAAGTATCGTATTTCTCAACAATCTTGTACTTAAAAAAGTATGGAAACCCTTTTACGATATAATCGAAAAACTCAAAAGTTTTAGAATCGAGAAAGATGAGGTTATCAAGGCCGAGCCTACATTCATCGATGAATTTAAGTTGCTTAATGACAGTGTTGAAAAATTGACTCAGAAATCTCATGCGGCATACCTTGATCAGAAACAGTTTATAGAGAATGCGGCGCATGAACTGCAAACACCTTTGGCCATAAGTGCCAATAAATTGGAATTACTTCTAGAAACAGGAGAATTAAGTGACGCACAATCAAAAGAGGTTACCGATGTTCTCAATAATCTTGGTCATCTGACCAGATTGAATCGCTCATTGTTGTTATTGTCTAAAATAGAGAATCAACAGTACGAAGATGAACAAGTCGATTTTGTCTCACTTATTGAGGAAGTCAATAATAACTTTGAAGATTTTATCGCGCATAGAGCAATGGAGGTTCAACTTATGAAAAAAGGAAATCCTAAAATTACAATGAACAGGGGTTTAGCGGTTGTTCTTTTCACAAACCTTCTTAAAAATGCAATAGTTCACGGAGAAGCTCAAGACACAATAATTATCGAGGTGCTAGAAGACGAGGTGCAGGTTAAAAATTCTGGGGAACATCCTTTGGATCAATCCAAACTTTTCAAACGATTCAAAAACGCAACCGTCAGGCAAAAATCTACGGGATTGGGCCTGTCAATTGCAAAGGCTATAGCCGACAAATACCAAATGCGACTTTCTTACTCATTTACCAACGCACATATCTTTTCTTTGAAAACTCTATAA
- a CDS encoding SdiA-regulated protein has protein sequence MNIERIKLCTVIGLLGGFVLIFLGFGKASTRSINAMEYEVAQIWKLPKILKEVSGIAWLGNEQIAAVQDEDGIIFIYDLQTEEIVEEINFAQPGDYEGIAVNSGDAYVLRSDGTILEIIDFRAEDREVNIYDTFFTSDSNMESLEWDTGTNSLLLAPKDHDVNSDFSKGIYSFSLASKKLQDRPVYTIDMTDKVLKRYRNNDIYKTFRPSDLAIHPKTKDIYILEGVKPKLLVLDSDGKAKDVQFFDKKAFPQPEGITFSPDGALYIATEAKKNDNGMLFKLKISDLR, from the coding sequence ATGAACATTGAGCGTATAAAATTATGCACAGTTATAGGTCTTCTCGGAGGCTTTGTATTGATTTTTCTTGGTTTCGGAAAGGCCAGTACACGTTCTATAAATGCTATGGAATATGAGGTGGCCCAAATTTGGAAATTACCCAAGATTCTCAAAGAGGTTTCGGGTATCGCTTGGTTAGGAAATGAACAAATTGCCGCTGTTCAAGATGAAGATGGAATCATATTTATCTATGATCTGCAAACCGAGGAAATAGTTGAGGAGATCAACTTTGCGCAACCTGGAGATTATGAAGGTATTGCGGTTAACTCGGGTGATGCCTATGTATTAAGAAGCGATGGAACAATTCTAGAGATTATCGATTTTAGGGCCGAGGACAGAGAGGTCAATATTTATGATACATTCTTTACCTCAGATAGCAACATGGAGTCTCTGGAATGGGATACCGGTACCAATAGTTTATTACTCGCGCCCAAAGATCATGATGTGAATAGCGACTTCTCAAAAGGAATCTATTCTTTTTCGCTGGCATCAAAAAAACTGCAAGACCGACCGGTGTACACTATTGATATGACCGATAAGGTTTTAAAGCGATATCGAAACAATGATATCTACAAAACTTTTCGACCTTCCGATCTTGCGATACATCCAAAAACAAAAGATATTTATATTCTGGAAGGGGTCAAGCCCAAATTATTGGTTTTAGATTCAGATGGCAAAGCGAAAGACGTTCAATTCTTTGACAAGAAAGCATTTCCTCAACCGGAGGGTATCACTTTTAGCCCAGATGGCGCCCTATATATTGCTACAGAGGCCAAAAAAAACGACAATGGAATGCTCTTCAAACTGAAGATATCTGATTTGAGATAA
- a CDS encoding putative PepSY-like beta-lactamase-inhibitor, translated as MNTLNLKTSLAALLLTATITAQDLKIEDIPKNLSDEFKKAYPTASDVEWEMEGNQYQVEFEIDKRDHEIWYDADAKVVKSEQEISKDDLPEQIKSTLSSTYGAYKIDDIETTEENNTVTYEIDLEKGWNDEKTVVLDKNGTVTNEYND; from the coding sequence ATGAATACTCTTAATTTAAAAACATCATTGGCAGCTCTTCTACTTACTGCCACTATTACCGCACAAGATTTGAAAATCGAAGATATACCAAAAAACTTAAGTGATGAGTTTAAAAAGGCGTATCCGACCGCTTCGGATGTTGAATGGGAAATGGAGGGCAATCAGTATCAGGTCGAATTCGAAATCGACAAAAGAGACCATGAAATCTGGTATGATGCAGATGCTAAAGTGGTAAAATCAGAACAGGAAATTTCTAAAGATGATTTGCCGGAACAAATAAAATCAACTCTTTCCAGTACATATGGGGCCTATAAAATCGACGACATCGAAACGACGGAAGAAAACAACACCGTTACTTACGAGATAGATTTAGAAAAAGGATGGAATGATGAAAAAACGGTCGTTTTAGATAAAAATGGTACCGTCACCAATGAATACAACGATTAA
- a CDS encoding nucleoside-diphosphate-sugar epimerase → MQKYILIIGACGQIGTELTLALRQKHGGAHVIASDIREGSENLMETGPFEILDATDYDSLEEVIAYYEINEVYLMAAMLSATAEKFPMRAWNLNMNTLFNVLNLAKDKKIDKVFWPSSIAVFGPNTPENSTPQNTIMEPTTVYGISKQSGERWCNYYHNKYGVDVRSIRYPGLISWKTMPGGGTTDYAVEIYHKALSEQKYTCFLKADTELPMMFMDDAIRATLELMNSEPENIKIRSSYNLAAMSFNPAQMAESIKNQIKDFEINYEPDFRQAIADTWPNSIDDSQAQNDWGWIPKFDLEKTTEEMLNNLATN, encoded by the coding sequence ATGCAGAAATATATATTGATTATCGGTGCTTGCGGCCAAATAGGAACAGAACTTACCCTTGCTTTACGCCAAAAGCATGGTGGTGCCCATGTCATAGCAAGTGATATTAGAGAAGGTAGCGAGAACCTTATGGAAACAGGCCCTTTTGAAATTCTTGATGCCACCGATTACGATTCCCTTGAAGAAGTTATCGCCTATTACGAAATTAATGAGGTCTACCTTATGGCCGCCATGTTGAGCGCCACGGCAGAGAAATTCCCCATGCGCGCATGGAATCTTAACATGAACACCCTGTTCAATGTACTTAATCTTGCTAAGGACAAGAAAATCGATAAAGTTTTCTGGCCTTCAAGTATTGCCGTGTTCGGGCCTAATACCCCGGAAAACTCAACCCCACAAAACACAATTATGGAACCCACCACCGTTTATGGTATAAGCAAGCAATCTGGTGAACGCTGGTGTAATTATTACCATAATAAGTACGGAGTAGATGTAAGAAGTATTCGTTACCCGGGCTTGATCAGTTGGAAAACGATGCCAGGTGGCGGCACTACCGATTATGCTGTTGAAATTTATCACAAGGCCCTATCAGAGCAAAAATACACTTGCTTTTTAAAGGCCGATACCGAATTGCCCATGATGTTTATGGATGATGCGATTCGCGCAACCCTTGAACTCATGAATTCGGAACCAGAAAATATCAAAATCAGGTCTTCATATAACTTGGCGGCAATGAGCTTTAACCCAGCTCAAATGGCAGAAAGTATAAAAAATCAAATCAAAGATTTTGAAATCAATTACGAACCTGATTTTAGACAAGCCATAGCGGACACATGGCCCAATAGCATTGATGATTCTCAGGCGCAAAACGATTGGGGTTGGATACCCAAATTCGACTTGGAGAAAACGACCGAGGAGATGTTGAACAATCTTGCAACTAATTGA